One genomic segment of Bacteroidales bacterium includes these proteins:
- a CDS encoding mechanosensitive ion channel family protein: MKKSILFFLFIQLLVFGSVVSALNTSTSLSVDSAQVEQNLSTETENENGEDTATNEKFAGKPGDVLDAISFSNIFWTIVLIIIGYVMIKIFVKVLELFSERSAKFRITVKSIIPIIRIIIWSIVIFAIIRGIYNPPIETLIAMTASVAIAVGLAAQDLLKNVFGGIMLLFDRPFQVGDKIESGKYYGEVIQIGLRATRIVTPDDSTVSVPNMELMNTSVSNSNSGELNCQVVAEIYLPIDVDTQKVRKIATEAAQVSKYIFLNKPIVVVFFNEINNRGSYLKMRLKAYVMDIRYEFQFKSDMTEIVLKELLTQGIISKDDAFRAE; the protein is encoded by the coding sequence ATGAAAAAATCAATTTTATTCTTTTTATTCATCCAGCTTCTTGTTTTTGGTTCCGTGGTTTCGGCGCTGAATACATCCACCTCGCTATCCGTTGATTCGGCCCAGGTAGAACAAAACCTTTCAACTGAAACTGAGAATGAAAATGGCGAAGATACAGCCACCAATGAAAAATTCGCCGGCAAACCAGGCGATGTGCTCGATGCCATCTCTTTTTCGAATATTTTCTGGACTATTGTACTGATAATCATCGGTTATGTGATGATCAAAATTTTCGTCAAAGTACTTGAGCTGTTTTCTGAAAGAAGTGCCAAATTCAGGATCACCGTCAAAAGTATCATCCCCATCATCAGGATCATCATCTGGTCGATTGTAATTTTCGCCATCATACGTGGAATCTATAATCCACCCATCGAAACACTGATCGCGATGACCGCTTCGGTGGCCATTGCCGTTGGTCTTGCTGCCCAGGATCTGTTAAAAAATGTCTTTGGGGGGATCATGCTGTTGTTTGACCGGCCTTTTCAGGTGGGTGATAAAATTGAATCCGGAAAGTACTACGGTGAGGTGATCCAGATCGGACTTCGTGCAACACGGATCGTCACTCCTGACGATTCCACTGTTTCGGTACCCAACATGGAGTTGATGAACACCTCAGTTTCCAATTCCAACTCAGGTGAGCTGAACTGCCAGGTAGTGGCTGAAATTTATCTTCCGATTGATGTAGACACCCAGAAAGTTAGAAAAATTGCTACTGAAGCAGCGCAGGTTTCAAAATATATCTTCCTCAATAAGCCAATCGTTGTTGTGTTTTTTAATGAAATCAACAACAGGGGTTCATACCTCAAAATGCGTCTGAAGGCTTATGTAATGGACATCCGTTATGAGTTCCAGTTTAAAAGCGACATGACTGAGATCGTACTCAAGGAATTATTGACTCAGGGCATTATTAGTAAGGATGATGCATTCAGGGCAGAGTGA
- a CDS encoding S46 family peptidase: MKKFFLSLILAVFIGLNFNFASVRTDEGMWLPMFVERLNWTDIQKMGLQLSIEEMYSINNSSLKDAIVGLASGSAPSGFFCTGEIVSDRGLMFTNHHCAYDLIQNHSTIQHDYLTDGFWAMTLEEELPNPGLTASFLVRMEDLTETITSQYTDEMTDEERRAKFREITTPIREAASEEGKYDAIVKSFYNGSEYYLFVYQTFKDVRLVGAPPSSIGKFGGDTDNWMWPRHTGDFSILRVYTAPDGSPAEYAKENIPLKPKHHLPVSLKGYQKDDYAMIWGYPGSTERYLTSYGIEFAINQKNPAIIDVFGTLLETMKVHMDADDATRIKYASDYASLANTWKYFIGQTRGLKRLDVKSQKEVIEKDFTNWVSRSAAPLPKYGDVLKNIEAGYAKMENLVTPFYFMAIGSGNIDFIGLAQQAAPLEGFLQNQKENKAQIDLTIEALSATADEFFGDYDYEMDRDKLAGLLKLFKRKLNNEQLPEVFTTINTVFKGDVDAYVNDLYSKSIFTNKDRFAKFLNKPGKKALANDPGFKLTQAFTSGMMKYQGDFIKGQSEVDRNMKNFIAGLRTMNPDVKYFPDANSTMRFTYGTVKDYYPADAVHYDYITYLDGVMEKEDPTNEEFIVDNRLKALFEKKDYGMYGVNGKMIVNFLTTNDITGGNSGSPVINGKGELIGIAFDGNWEAMSGDIAFEDELQRTINVDIRYVLFIIDKFAGAKHLIDEMTLVR, from the coding sequence ATGAAAAAGTTTTTCTTATCACTGATTTTGGCCGTTTTTATCGGCCTGAATTTTAATTTCGCATCCGTCAGGACGGACGAGGGGATGTGGTTGCCCATGTTTGTCGAACGTCTTAACTGGACTGATATCCAAAAGATGGGGCTGCAACTCTCCATTGAGGAGATGTACAGCATCAACAATTCGAGTTTAAAAGATGCTATTGTTGGGTTGGCAAGCGGAAGCGCACCTTCAGGTTTCTTCTGCACCGGTGAGATCGTGTCGGACCGTGGATTAATGTTTACAAATCATCATTGTGCTTATGACCTGATACAAAATCACAGCACCATTCAACATGATTATCTGACCGACGGTTTTTGGGCAATGACCCTGGAGGAAGAACTGCCAAACCCCGGGCTTACCGCATCATTCCTGGTAAGGATGGAAGATCTTACTGAAACCATCACTTCGCAATATACTGATGAAATGACTGATGAGGAGAGACGTGCAAAATTCCGTGAAATCACTACACCCATTCGTGAGGCAGCATCCGAGGAAGGCAAATATGATGCGATCGTAAAAAGTTTTTACAACGGGAGTGAGTATTACCTGTTTGTTTACCAAACTTTTAAAGATGTCCGGCTGGTGGGTGCACCTCCTTCATCCATTGGAAAATTTGGGGGTGACACCGATAACTGGATGTGGCCGCGTCATACCGGTGATTTCTCAATTCTCAGGGTTTATACAGCACCTGATGGCTCACCGGCTGAATATGCCAAAGAGAATATCCCGCTTAAACCCAAACATCATCTGCCTGTTTCTTTAAAGGGATATCAAAAAGATGATTATGCGATGATCTGGGGATATCCGGGAAGCACTGAGCGCTATCTTACTTCCTATGGAATCGAATTTGCCATCAACCAAAAAAATCCTGCCATCATTGATGTATTTGGTACGCTGCTCGAAACAATGAAAGTTCACATGGATGCTGATGATGCAACCAGAATCAAGTATGCCTCAGATTATGCAAGCCTTGCCAATACATGGAAGTATTTTATTGGCCAAACCCGTGGTCTGAAGCGTTTGGATGTCAAGAGCCAGAAAGAAGTTATAGAAAAGGATTTCACCAACTGGGTGAGCAGAAGTGCCGCCCCTTTGCCCAAGTATGGCGATGTATTGAAGAATATTGAAGCCGGTTATGCGAAAATGGAAAACCTGGTGACCCCATTTTATTTTATGGCTATTGGTTCTGGTAACATCGATTTCATTGGACTGGCACAACAAGCCGCTCCTCTGGAGGGGTTCCTTCAAAATCAAAAGGAAAACAAAGCCCAGATTGATCTTACCATTGAAGCACTCAGCGCTACAGCAGATGAATTTTTTGGCGATTACGATTACGAGATGGATCGGGATAAACTTGCAGGTTTGCTCAAACTCTTCAAAAGAAAATTGAATAACGAACAGTTACCCGAAGTGTTTACAACCATCAACACTGTCTTCAAAGGCGATGTTGATGCCTATGTGAACGATCTTTACAGCAAGTCAATCTTCACCAATAAAGACCGTTTTGCAAAGTTCCTCAATAAGCCCGGGAAAAAAGCCCTGGCTAATGACCCCGGTTTCAAACTTACCCAGGCCTTTACTTCCGGAATGATGAAATACCAGGGTGACTTTATAAAAGGGCAATCGGAGGTTGACCGTAACATGAAGAATTTTATTGCCGGCCTTCGAACTATGAATCCCGATGTTAAATATTTTCCGGATGCCAACTCCACCATGCGTTTTACCTATGGAACCGTAAAAGATTATTATCCGGCTGATGCCGTGCACTACGACTACATTACCTACCTTGACGGGGTGATGGAAAAAGAAGATCCCACAAATGAAGAATTCATCGTGGATAATAGACTGAAAGCGCTGTTCGAGAAAAAAGATTACGGCATGTATGGTGTGAACGGTAAGATGATCGTTAATTTCCTTACCACGAACGATATCACCGGAGGAAACTCCGGAAGCCCTGTCATCAATGGCAAAGGCGAACTGATCGGCATTGCCTTCGACGGCAACTGGGAAGCCATGAGTGGCGATATTGCCTTTGAAGACGAACTGCAACGCACCATCAACGTTGATATCCGTTACGTCCTGTTCATCATTGATAAATTCGCCGGGGCGAAGCATCTCATTGACGAAATGACTCTTGTAAGGTAG